In uncultured Campylobacter sp., a genomic segment contains:
- a CDS encoding barstar family protein, giving the protein MSLNFKTCRAAKIIIDGAKIRRKDQIFALFAAALNFKPEYVANLDALYDALGERGGQVLVVIKRGGILKLRLGKFYDILLEVLRSGKAKILIL; this is encoded by the coding sequence ATGAGTTTAAATTTTAAAACGTGCCGCGCTGCAAAGATCATCATCGACGGCGCAAAGATCAGACGCAAAGATCAAATTTTCGCGCTGTTTGCCGCAGCGCTAAATTTCAAGCCCGAATACGTCGCAAATTTAGACGCGCTCTACGACGCGCTGGGCGAGCGAGGCGGGCAGGTCTTAGTCGTCATCAAAAGGGGCGGAATTTTAAAGCTAAGGCTGGGTAAATTTTATGATATTTTGCTCGAGGTTTTGCGAAGCGGCAAAGCGAAAATTTTAATCTTATGA
- a CDS encoding ribonuclease domain-containing protein — protein sequence MAKKLIPLAIFAALLLALNFISNSHSPTTKDERIFTSKTLDAASRKSGVQDLKRGSDREISSFENPASGVGAKDKSGVRSADGGAGRGADIGDLKSPPRANERGAADSKDEADVHTRHSADYEASNSQNPDVNSKNQLADEPCISRECVSAHIRRTGSLPQNFITKKQAGDLGWQGGDLWRYARGKSIGGDRFGNFERRLPDKKGRIWRECDIEYRGGPRGAKRLIFSNDGLIFYTADHYESFERVQ from the coding sequence GTGGCAAAAAAGCTGATCCCGCTCGCAATTTTCGCAGCACTTCTTTTGGCGCTAAATTTCATCTCCAATTCGCACAGTCCTACGACTAAAGATGAGCGGATTTTTACCTCCAAAACCCTGGATGCTGCGTCGCGTAAAAGCGGCGTGCAAGATCTTAAGCGCGGTTCCGATCGCGAAATTTCAAGCTTCGAAAATCCCGCAAGCGGCGTCGGCGCAAAAGATAAGAGCGGCGTAAGAAGCGCAGATGGCGGGGCGGGGCGCGGAGCAGACATAGGAGATTTAAAATCTCCTCCGCGAGCAAACGAGCGCGGCGCGGCAGATTCTAAAGACGAGGCGGATGTCCACACGCGGCACAGCGCAGATTATGAAGCTTCGAACTCGCAAAATCCAGACGTAAATTCTAAAAATCAGCTCGCGGACGAGCCCTGCATAAGCAGGGAGTGCGTGAGCGCTCATATCCGCCGTACGGGCTCTTTGCCGCAAAATTTTATCACGAAAAAGCAGGCGGGCGATCTTGGCTGGCAGGGCGGCGATCTGTGGCGATATGCGCGCGGCAAGAGTATCGGCGGCGATCGTTTTGGTAATTTTGAGCGCAGACTACCTGATAAAAAGGGGCGGATCTGGCGCGAATGCGACATCGAGTATCGCGGCGGTCCGCGCGGCGCAAAGCGGCTGATATTTTCAAACGACGGGCTGATCTTTTACACCGCCGATCATTACGAAAGCTTCGAGCGTGTGCAATGA
- the gap gene encoding type I glyceraldehyde-3-phosphate dehydrogenase: protein MAVKIAINGFGRIGRCAARIALSRDDVELVAINDTAKRELTRYLLQYDTVHGEFRKKVEILSDECIAVDGKKIRVYSTREPAELDFAGDGAEAVLECTGAFLTSEKCKPFIDNGIGVVVMSAPAKDDTPTFVIGVNEGTYAGQRVISNASCTTNGLAPIAKILDDELGIEKGLMTTIHAYTHGQSLVDVKAKDFRRSRAAALNIAPTTTGAAKAISKVLPQLSGKMHGKSVRVPVANVSMVDLTVLTRKQTSAEELNEIFRRYAAKEMKGILLVDDDSRVSSDFCTSEYSSIVASDCTQVIDSNLIKVMSWYDNEWGYSERLIDLALYAAKRRK, encoded by the coding sequence ATGGCAGTAAAAATCGCAATTAACGGCTTTGGAAGGATCGGTAGGTGCGCGGCTAGAATTGCGCTAAGCAGGGACGATGTAGAGCTTGTGGCGATCAACGATACCGCTAAACGCGAGCTTACGAGATACCTGCTTCAATACGATACCGTTCACGGCGAGTTTCGTAAAAAAGTAGAAATTCTAAGCGACGAATGCATAGCCGTAGACGGCAAAAAAATCCGCGTCTATTCCACCAGAGAGCCTGCGGAGCTTGATTTTGCCGGCGATGGTGCAGAAGCTGTGCTTGAATGTACTGGTGCGTTTTTAACGAGCGAAAAATGCAAGCCGTTCATAGATAACGGTATCGGCGTAGTCGTAATGAGCGCGCCTGCCAAGGATGATACGCCTACTTTCGTAATCGGCGTTAATGAGGGCACTTATGCAGGACAGCGCGTCATCTCAAACGCTAGCTGCACCACTAACGGCCTGGCTCCGATTGCAAAAATTCTAGACGATGAGCTTGGTATCGAAAAGGGTCTGATGACGACCATTCACGCCTATACACATGGACAGAGTCTAGTCGATGTAAAAGCCAAGGATTTTCGCCGTTCACGCGCCGCAGCTCTTAATATCGCTCCGACTACGACGGGCGCGGCAAAAGCGATTAGTAAGGTACTTCCGCAGCTAAGCGGTAAGATGCACGGAAAATCTGTGCGCGTGCCGGTAGCTAACGTTTCGATGGTTGATCTAACGGTGCTAACGCGCAAGCAGACGAGCGCCGAGGAGCTAAACGAAATTTTCCGCCGCTATGCTGCTAAAGAGATGAAAGGAATTTTGCTCGTAGACGACGATAGCCGCGTCAGCAGCGATTTTTGTACTTCAGAATACTCCAGCATCGTAGCTAGCGACTGCACGCAGGTAATTGACAGCAATCTGATAAAAGTGATGAGCTGGTATGACAACGAGTGGGGATATAGTGAGCGCCTCATCGATTTAGCCTTATATGCGGCAAAAAGAAGGAAATAA
- a CDS encoding DedA family protein: MESMFANLHTWGYLILFLYSLGGGFLALAAAGVLSSAGELNIVLCIVIACISNFIGDSGLFLVSRYNKKEIMPYLRKQRRNLALAQILFRKYGDRIILIKKFIYGLKTLVPIAIGITKYSFLKFSVINAVSSLIWALVVGLLSYYAGDFVRELYVHIKGAPWIAPLALGAIVAAIVLYFRFATRKRG; encoded by the coding sequence ATGGAATCGATGTTTGCAAACCTTCATACGTGGGGGTATCTGATACTGTTTTTGTATTCGCTGGGCGGAGGATTTTTGGCGCTTGCGGCAGCGGGCGTGCTAAGCTCGGCCGGCGAGCTCAATATCGTCTTATGCATCGTAATCGCCTGCATATCGAACTTCATAGGCGATTCGGGGCTGTTTTTAGTAAGCCGCTACAATAAAAAAGAGATCATGCCCTATCTGCGCAAACAGCGCCGCAACCTCGCTCTGGCGCAAATTTTGTTTCGCAAATACGGCGACCGCATAATTTTAATCAAAAAATTTATCTACGGCCTCAAAACCCTCGTACCGATCGCGATCGGCATCACAAAATATTCATTTTTAAAATTTAGCGTCATCAATGCCGTAAGCTCGCTCATTTGGGCGCTTGTGGTGGGGCTACTGAGCTATTACGCGGGTGATTTCGTGCGCGAGCTCTATGTGCATATCAAGGGCGCGCCGTGGATCGCGCCGCTGGCTCTAGGCGCGATAGTAGCGGCGATCGTGCTCTATTTTCGCTTCGCCACGCGCAAAAGAGGCTAG
- a CDS encoding TlpA disulfide reductase family protein codes for MKFRFFLALFTAFFFLAGCGNDEDKKSSNTPTEANTTQPQSETEAVIQVDYTAPFTLQLNNGKILNMQKTKQGFRIDNNSTVTLFAFFTPWCDACAVQVSALNAAKQAYSGKLDIIGVMIGDANLDDAKTYASAHEVNYAIAYGEGTDFFTKALGGINEVPYMAIYDEKGKFSAQYFGLMPEEILITELEKIF; via the coding sequence ATGAAATTTCGTTTTTTTCTAGCGCTTTTTACGGCTTTTTTCTTTCTTGCAGGTTGCGGCAATGATGAGGATAAAAAATCAAGCAATACCCCGACCGAGGCCAACACCACGCAGCCGCAGTCCGAAACCGAAGCCGTAATCCAAGTCGATTATACCGCTCCTTTTACACTTCAGCTTAATAACGGAAAAATTTTAAATATGCAAAAGACGAAGCAAGGCTTTCGTATCGATAATAACTCCACCGTGACGCTATTTGCATTTTTTACGCCGTGGTGCGACGCCTGCGCCGTGCAGGTAAGCGCGCTAAATGCCGCCAAACAAGCCTACTCCGGCAAGCTTGATATCATCGGCGTAATGATCGGTGACGCAAATTTAGACGATGCAAAAACCTATGCAAGCGCGCACGAGGTAAATTACGCGATCGCTTACGGCGAAGGAACGGACTTTTTTACAAAGGCGCTAGGCGGCATAAACGAAGTGCCGTATATGGCGATATACGACGAAAAGGGCAAGTTTAGCGCGCAGTATTTCGGGCTGATGCCGGAAGAAATTTTAATAACCGAATTGGAGAAAATTTTTTGA
- a CDS encoding 5-formyltetrahydrofolate cyclo-ligase: MQKNEFRKICKSRLKSHTARAARCEHYALLWRLERLIKFLKARKILIFLPMNYEPNVLILRKKLSKSCEFYVPFMVDISLKMVRLRQPFKISRFGLRQTLPQNGYFKKVDLAVVPAIGVDGAMARIGHGKGFYDMFFSGLKLKPAIAFVSIKDCFCSEILSLDHDVKGDFYITPSQNYLKRGKYDRDFNRLVRSCGGRWHRILSS, from the coding sequence ATGCAAAAGAATGAATTCAGAAAAATTTGCAAATCTCGCTTAAAATCTCACACCGCGCGAGCGGCTAGATGCGAGCATTACGCACTTTTATGGCGGCTTGAGCGGCTGATAAAATTTTTAAAAGCGCGTAAAATTTTGATATTTTTGCCGATGAACTACGAGCCGAACGTTTTGATTTTAAGAAAAAAGCTATCAAAAAGCTGCGAATTTTACGTTCCGTTTATGGTGGATATTAGTTTAAAAATGGTAAGATTGCGCCAGCCTTTTAAAATTTCGCGCTTTGGGCTGCGACAGACGCTTCCGCAAAACGGGTATTTTAAAAAGGTCGATCTAGCCGTGGTTCCAGCTATCGGAGTGGATGGCGCAATGGCTAGAATAGGACATGGGAAAGGATTTTACGATATGTTTTTTTCAGGTCTGAAGCTTAAGCCCGCAATCGCGTTCGTGAGTATAAAAGACTGCTTTTGCAGCGAAATTTTATCGCTTGATCACGACGTAAAGGGCGATTTTTACATAACTCCGAGCCAAAATTACCTAAAAAGAGGAAAGTATGATAGAGATTTTAATCGCCTTGTGCGCTCTTGCGGTGGGCGCTGGCATAGGATACTTAGTAGCTAG
- a CDS encoding lipid-binding SYLF domain-containing protein: MKKFIIALFLLFSGAFAEDELIIDSASAYSSVMRTNAQYKYLAQQARAIVIFPSVKKLGFIIGGMYGEGIIIYNNDGAHSVSGAEISSASVGLQIGYEDNYLVIFVMHDDVIQKMRNSQITLSGDATAVAGNYSADSGSLDVLNQDMYVFTNKGGLFAGVSLGGSVLETKNDRAFDPNTEGYALLMRVIGADE, encoded by the coding sequence ATGAAAAAATTTATAATAGCTTTATTTTTGCTTTTTAGCGGGGCGTTTGCCGAGGATGAGCTCATCATTGATAGCGCGAGTGCCTATTCGTCGGTGATGCGCACAAACGCGCAATACAAATACCTAGCGCAGCAAGCCCGCGCGATAGTGATCTTTCCGAGCGTTAAGAAGCTAGGCTTCATCATAGGCGGCATGTATGGCGAGGGGATCATCATCTACAATAACGACGGCGCGCATAGCGTAAGCGGCGCTGAGATCAGCAGCGCCAGCGTAGGACTTCAGATCGGCTATGAGGATAATTATCTAGTCATTTTCGTAATGCATGACGATGTAATCCAAAAAATGCGAAATTCCCAAATCACGCTCTCAGGCGATGCGACGGCAGTTGCAGGTAATTACAGCGCCGATTCTGGCTCGTTAGACGTGCTAAATCAAGATATGTACGTCTTTACGAATAAAGGCGGGCTGTTTGCGGGAGTGAGCCTGGGTGGTTCGGTGCTGGAGACCAAAAATGACCGCGCTTTTGATCCAAATACTGAGGGCTATGCACTTTTGATGCGAGTAATCGGCGCAGATGAGTAA
- the ftsY gene encoding signal recognition particle-docking protein FtsY gives MFEFFKKGLSKTIGAMRGAKGEDKISKEILEEMLLEADVGYELVEEILEKLPAKKLVAKDDLKGVLKNYFDYEIAKAADEKPFVELIIGVNGAGKTTTTAKLANLYKNSGQSVILGACDTFRAGAVEQLRKWAQILNLPIVATAQGHDPAAVAFDTVSSASAKNIDRVLIDTAGRLQNQKNLAAELEKIVRICDRAKSGAPHRKIIVLDATQGNHSVAQARAFNEIVRLDGIIITKLDGTPKGGALFAIARELRLPILFVGVGERMEDLAEFNSDEFVETLVEGIYA, from the coding sequence ATGTTCGAATTTTTTAAAAAAGGGCTTAGCAAGACCATAGGCGCGATGCGAGGTGCAAAGGGCGAGGATAAAATTTCAAAAGAAATCCTAGAAGAGATGCTGCTTGAAGCCGACGTAGGCTACGAGCTTGTGGAGGAAATTTTAGAAAAACTGCCCGCAAAAAAGCTAGTCGCAAAAGATGATCTCAAGGGCGTTTTGAAGAACTATTTCGATTACGAGATCGCTAAAGCCGCAGATGAGAAGCCGTTCGTAGAGCTCATCATCGGCGTAAACGGCGCGGGCAAGACCACGACGACCGCAAAGCTTGCAAATTTATATAAAAATAGCGGTCAGAGCGTGATTTTAGGCGCATGCGACACCTTTCGCGCGGGCGCAGTCGAGCAGCTGCGCAAATGGGCGCAAATTCTAAATCTACCGATCGTAGCGACCGCGCAGGGGCACGATCCCGCTGCTGTGGCGTTTGACACCGTTAGCTCAGCTAGTGCCAAAAACATCGATCGCGTCCTGATCGACACCGCCGGACGCCTGCAAAATCAGAAAAATTTAGCCGCGGAGTTAGAGAAGATCGTGCGCATCTGCGACCGCGCAAAAAGCGGCGCACCGCACCGAAAGATCATCGTTCTAGACGCCACTCAGGGCAATCACAGCGTCGCGCAAGCCAGAGCGTTCAACGAGATCGTAAGGCTCGACGGCATCATCATCACGAAGCTCGACGGCACGCCCAAAGGCGGCGCACTTTTCGCCATAGCGCGCGAGCTGCGGCTGCCGATACTTTTCGTCGGCGTGGGCGAGCGGATGGAGGATTTGGCGGAATTTAACTCGGATGAGTTCGTAGAAACGCTTGTGGAGGGAATTTACGCCTAG
- a CDS encoding phosphoglycerate kinase, with product MGEILSIKDLKFKDGARVFIRCDFNVPMDEFCNITDDRRIRSSIPTIKYCLDEGCAVILASHLGRPKNGYEERLSLKPVVKRLSRLLEREIKFVSDVAGEEAGAAVNSLKKGEVLLLDNLRFEKGESKNDEALAKRLASYAEFYINDAFGVCHRAHASVEAITKFYDEAHKAAGFLLLKEIKFAKDLIKDPARPFVAVTGGSKVSGKLQALKNLLPKVDKLIIGGGMAFTFLKAVGYDIGKSLLEEDLIEEAKNILRNARELGVKIYIPVDAVAAPQCSQDAVTKKVTVQEIPSDWMGLDIGPATVALFKEALDDAQTIWWNGPMGVFEIDKFARGSLHISHAIADSDATTVVGGGDTADVVERAGNADDMTFISTGGGASLELIEGKELPGVRVLTAKTELR from the coding sequence ATGGGCGAAATTCTTTCGATTAAAGATTTAAAATTTAAAGACGGCGCGCGCGTTTTTATCAGGTGCGATTTTAACGTGCCGATGGATGAGTTTTGCAATATTACGGACGATCGTCGCATCCGTTCGTCTATCCCTACGATTAAATATTGCTTAGACGAGGGCTGCGCGGTAATTTTAGCCAGCCACTTAGGACGCCCGAAAAACGGATACGAAGAAAGACTTAGCCTAAAGCCTGTGGTAAAGAGGCTATCTAGGCTTTTGGAGCGCGAGATAAAATTTGTCTCCGACGTCGCGGGCGAGGAAGCTGGAGCTGCGGTAAATTCGCTTAAAAAGGGCGAAGTGCTTCTGCTGGATAATCTGCGCTTCGAAAAGGGCGAGAGCAAAAACGACGAGGCGCTAGCTAAGAGGCTTGCGAGCTACGCGGAATTTTATATCAACGATGCTTTTGGCGTATGCCACCGCGCGCATGCTTCGGTAGAGGCGATTACAAAATTCTACGATGAGGCACACAAAGCGGCGGGATTTTTGCTGCTAAAAGAGATAAAATTCGCCAAAGACCTTATTAAAGATCCTGCGCGTCCTTTTGTAGCCGTAACAGGCGGCAGCAAAGTAAGCGGCAAGCTTCAGGCGCTTAAAAATTTACTTCCTAAAGTCGATAAGCTCATCATCGGAGGCGGTATGGCGTTTACGTTTTTAAAAGCCGTCGGATATGACATCGGCAAATCTTTACTCGAAGAGGATCTAATCGAGGAAGCAAAAAATATTCTCCGCAATGCTCGCGAGCTTGGGGTCAAAATTTATATCCCCGTCGATGCTGTCGCAGCTCCGCAATGCTCGCAAGATGCCGTTACAAAAAAGGTTACCGTCCAAGAAATTCCAAGCGATTGGATGGGGCTAGATATCGGACCTGCGACCGTAGCGCTTTTTAAAGAAGCCCTAGACGATGCACAAACGATCTGGTGGAACGGACCGATGGGAGTTTTTGAGATCGATAAATTCGCTCGCGGCAGCCTGCATATATCGCATGCGATCGCAGATAGCGACGCCACGACCGTAGTGGGCGGTGGCGATACTGCAGATGTCGTCGAACGCGCGGGTAACGCTGATGATATGACTTTCATTTCTACCGGAGGCGGCGCGAGCTTAGAACTCATCGAGGGCAAGGAACTGCCGGGCGTGCGAGTGCTTACTGCTAAAACGGAGCTGCGATGA
- the rny gene encoding ribonuclease Y, with product MIEILIALCALAVGAGIGYLVARKINNANYDFFVEQAKAKAKAIEFEAEGILRNSKISVQEAEFEAKKKYDDKSSKLQKEFNVKFDELGKKERALLTEQEILKDSKKELESAKKEAKFLYEEGSNLKKSYEEKLAEALKVLERVAGFTQDEARAQVLKKVEEQSRTDIAHIVRKYEEEAKKEARKKANYILAQATSRFAGEFAAERLINVVNIKNDELKGRIIGKEGRNIKALEMTLGVDVIIDDTPNAIIVSSHNLYRRAIAVRVIETLIEDGRIQPARIEDIYKKVSDEFEASIAEEGENIVMDLGLSKIHPEILKLIGKLKFRASYGQNALAHSLEVAHLAGIIAAETGGDQKLAKRAGLLHDIGKALTHEYEGSHVDLGAEVCRRYKEHPVVINAIYAHHGHEEATSVESAAVCAADALSAARPGARREVLESYLKRVSDIEAIAMSKTGVKQAYAINAGREIRVIANAKLMNDDEAVLVAKEIASDIQDKVQFPGEIKVNVIRELRAVEIAK from the coding sequence ATGATAGAGATTTTAATCGCCTTGTGCGCTCTTGCGGTGGGCGCTGGCATAGGATACTTAGTAGCTAGAAAGATCAATAACGCCAATTACGATTTCTTCGTAGAACAAGCCAAAGCTAAAGCTAAAGCGATAGAATTTGAAGCCGAGGGCATCTTGCGAAATTCTAAAATTTCGGTGCAGGAAGCGGAGTTTGAAGCTAAGAAAAAATACGACGACAAATCAAGCAAACTACAGAAGGAATTTAACGTTAAATTTGACGAGCTCGGCAAAAAGGAGCGCGCGCTTCTAACCGAGCAAGAAATTTTAAAAGACAGCAAAAAAGAGCTCGAAAGCGCCAAAAAAGAGGCGAAATTCCTCTACGAAGAGGGCTCAAATTTAAAGAAAAGCTATGAAGAGAAGCTAGCCGAAGCGCTTAAAGTTTTGGAGCGCGTGGCGGGCTTTACGCAGGATGAAGCGCGCGCGCAGGTGCTTAAAAAGGTCGAGGAGCAAAGCCGCACCGACATCGCTCACATAGTACGAAAGTATGAAGAGGAAGCCAAAAAAGAGGCGCGAAAAAAGGCGAATTATATTTTGGCGCAGGCTACGTCGCGCTTTGCGGGCGAGTTTGCCGCCGAGCGGCTTATCAACGTCGTAAATATCAAAAATGACGAGCTTAAAGGCCGCATCATCGGTAAGGAGGGGCGCAACATAAAGGCGCTTGAGATGACTCTTGGCGTGGACGTCATCATCGACGATACCCCGAATGCGATCATCGTAAGCTCGCACAATCTCTACCGTCGCGCTATCGCCGTTCGCGTCATCGAAACGCTTATCGAAGACGGCAGAATTCAGCCTGCGCGCATCGAGGACATCTACAAAAAAGTAAGTGATGAATTTGAAGCTAGCATCGCCGAAGAGGGCGAAAATATCGTAATGGATCTAGGCCTTAGCAAAATTCACCCTGAAATTTTAAAACTCATCGGCAAGCTTAAATTTCGCGCCAGCTACGGACAGAACGCCCTTGCGCACAGCCTTGAGGTCGCGCATCTTGCAGGCATCATCGCCGCAGAAACGGGCGGGGATCAAAAGCTAGCCAAGCGGGCGGGCCTGCTTCACGATATCGGTAAGGCGCTAACTCACGAGTACGAGGGTTCGCACGTAGATCTTGGCGCCGAGGTTTGCCGCCGCTACAAAGAGCATCCGGTGGTGATAAACGCTATCTACGCCCACCACGGCCACGAGGAGGCTACCAGCGTGGAAAGCGCCGCAGTCTGTGCCGCAGACGCGCTAAGTGCTGCGCGCCCGGGCGCTAGACGAGAGGTGCTAGAGAGCTATCTAAAGCGCGTTAGTGATATCGAAGCGATCGCGATGAGTAAAACGGGCGTCAAACAAGCCTATGCGATCAACGCAGGTCGCGAGATCCGCGTCATCGCAAACGCCAAGCTTATGAACGACGACGAGGCGGTTTTGGTCGCTAAAGAGATCGCCTCTGATATCCAAGACAAGGTTCAATTCCCAGGTGAGATCAAGGTTAACGTCATACGCGAGCTTCGCGCGGTAGAGATAGCCAAATAA
- a CDS encoding triose-phosphate isomerase, with protein sequence MILAANLKCNHTRASFKRYAKVLDEGLAGGISRENEILVFPPASAFCAGVKNFTQGAQNFYPAAHGSFTGEIGGDMLVEFDIKTVLIGHSERRAILGESAELIKEKFSFAAAQGWRIVFCVGEDEAAFAQNRSEEFVATQLEGIDLKYPSLVLAYEPVWAIGTGRSAQREQIERMLNFLRAKSPAPLLYGGSVNAENIAKICAIRGCDGVLVGTASWDASGFLELISASSR encoded by the coding sequence ATGATACTGGCGGCGAATCTTAAATGTAACCATACCCGCGCTAGCTTTAAGCGGTACGCTAAAGTTTTAGATGAAGGCTTAGCGGGCGGAATTTCGCGCGAGAATGAAATTTTGGTTTTTCCTCCTGCTAGCGCATTTTGCGCAGGGGTGAAAAATTTTACTCAAGGCGCGCAAAATTTCTATCCTGCCGCGCATGGCAGCTTTACGGGCGAGATCGGCGGCGATATGCTGGTGGAATTTGATATCAAAACCGTTCTTATCGGACATAGCGAGCGGCGCGCTATTTTGGGCGAGAGCGCGGAGCTGATAAAAGAAAAATTTAGTTTTGCCGCAGCGCAGGGCTGGCGCATCGTTTTTTGCGTCGGCGAGGATGAGGCGGCATTTGCGCAAAACCGCAGCGAGGAGTTTGTAGCGACACAGCTTGAGGGTATCGATCTGAAATATCCGAGCTTAGTACTAGCCTACGAGCCCGTCTGGGCGATCGGCACGGGCAGAAGCGCGCAGCGCGAGCAGATCGAAAGAATGCTAAATTTCTTGCGCGCTAAAAGCCCCGCGCCGCTACTTTACGGCGGCAGCGTAAATGCCGAAAATATCGCAAAAATTTGCGCGATAAGAGGTTGCGACGGGGTGTTAGTGGGCACAGCAAGCTGGGACGCCTCTGGCTTCTTGGAGCTTATTAGCGCGTCATCTCGCTGA